The Gemmatimonadaceae bacterium genomic interval GCCCATGCGCGCGGCGTGGACGTGGTCGTGGATGCGGCGCATTCGTTCGGGCAGGTCCCGCTTTCGCTCGCCGACCTCGGCGCCGACTTCGTGGGGATCAACCTGCACAAGTGGATCGGGGCGCCGGTCGGCGCCGGCGCCCTGTACATCCGCGCCGACAAGCTCGAGCGCATCGACCGCGCGCATGCCGACGAGAGTGCCCCGCTCACCAGCATCGCGTCGCGCATCCACACCGGGACGACGCACTTTGCCACCGTGATGACGATTCCCGCCGCCCTCGACTTCCAGGCGTCGATCGGGATCGAGCACAAGTCGGCGCGCCTGCGCTTCCTGCGCGACCGCTGGGCGGTACCGGCGCGAGCCATTGCAGGTGTCGACGTGCTCACCCCCGACGACCCGCGCATGGTCGGTGCGCTCACCGCGTTCCGCATCCGGGGGCGTGGCGACCGCGACTCCAACCTCGCGCTCGCGCGCACGCTCCTCGACGAGTTCGGGATCTTCACGTTCGCGCGCACCGGGATCGCCAGGGGCGACTGCGTGCGCGTCACCCCCGCCCTCTACAACACGCCTGCCGACGCCGACCGCCTGGTGCGCGCGTTGCAGCTCCTCGCTACCCGTTAGGCTCCCATGTCCCGCACTTGCACCCGGCCCTCCCACCTCGCGCTGGCCGCCGTGGTGTCGTTCGCCCTCGCCACGCCGGCCGTCACCGCGCAACCGCCGCGCTTCGAGGTCTCGGTGGCCTCGGCCACGCGCGCCGAGCCGCTCACGGGGCGACTCGTCGTCGTCCTGGCCAAGGCCGAATCGCCCGAGCCGCGCATGCTCATCGCCCCGCAGGGGCCGGCGCTCTTCGCCATCGACCTCGAGCAGCTCCCGGCGGGACAACGCGCCATCGTCGACACGCGCGCGCTGGGCTACCCGTTCCCCCTCGCCTCGCTCCCACCGGGCGACTACTTCGCCCAGGCCGTCGTCGACGTGTACACGCGCGTGACACGCGCCGACGGCAAGCGCCCCTGGCTGCACATCAACGATGGAACGCAGCAGGTGATGCAGATTGCCCCCGGCAACCTGTACAGCGCCGTGCAACGCGTGCACGTGGGCAACGGCGGGACGGTCTCGCTCACCCTCGACAAGGTGATCACCGCGCAACCGCGCCCGGGCGACACACCATGGGTCAAGCGCGTCCGCATCCAGAGCCGCAAGCTCTCGGCGTTTTGGGGTTATCCCGTGTACTTCCACGCCACCGTCCTCCTCCCCAAGGGCTACGCCGAGCATCCGGAGGCGCGCTATCCCACCGTCTTCACCTTTGGCCACAGCGTCCCCTTCAGCTTCAACCCCGACTCCACGCGCGTGCGCGGCGTGGGACAGATCAATCCGGTCACGGGTGTCGAGAGCGGTTTCGACTTCTACAAGGCGTGGAACGGCGACGCCTTCCCGCGCGTGATCGCCGTCTCGTTCGAGCAGGCCACCCCCTTCTTCCTCGACGGCTATTCCGTCAACTCGGCCAACAACGGCCCCTATGGCGATGCCATGGTGGAGGAGGTCATTCCCGAGCTGGAGCGCCAGTTCCGCATGATCGGCAAACCCTACGCGCGGCTTGCCGAAGGCGCCTCCACGGGGGGATGGCAGACGCTCGCGTTGCAGCTCAAGTACCCGGACTTCTTTGGCGGCGCCTGGGTGCTGCAACCCGACCCGATCGACTTCCGCCGCTACCAGATGGTCGACATCTACGCCGACACCAACGCGTTCGTCGTCCCCAACACGATGTTCACCACCACCGAACGCCCCTTCCGGCGCTCGCCCGAAGGGCAGGTGCAATGGAGCCTGCGCCAGCTCTCGCTCTTCGAGGAGGTGCTGGGCACGCGCGGCCGGGCCAACTACCAGCTTGAGGGATGGGAGGCGATCTACGGCCCCTCGGATGCCGACGGCTACCCACGCCCCCTCTGGAACAAGCTCACGGGGACGATCAACCGCGACGTGGCAACCTACTACCGCGACAACGGCTACGACCTGCGCGACTTCGCGGAGCGCAACTGGGCCACGTTAGGCCCCAAGGTGGCGCACAAGCTGCATTTCTTTGCTGGGGACATGGACGACTTCTACCTCAACCTCGCCGTCTATCGCTTCGAGACCTTCCTCAAGAGCGCCACGCCGGGAAAGGAAGTCCCGTTCACCTACGGCCGCCCGGCCAAGGGACACTCATGGCACGCCTTCCCGTGGGCCGAGCTGGTGCGGCAGATGGGGGCGCACGTGAAGAAGTACGCACCGCCCGGTGAGGACGGCGCGCGCTGGTCGTACTGATGCTCGCCAGCCGCAACCTCTCGTGAGCCACGCCTATCGCATTGCCGCGATTCCCGGCGACGGCATCGGGACGGAAGTCCTCCCCGAGGGAATCCGCGTGGTGGACGCGGTGGCGCGCCGCCACGGCATTGCCATCTCGTGGGAGCACAAGCCGTGGGCGAGTTGCGCCTGGTACGCCAGGCACGGCGCGATGATGCCGGATGACTGGCACGCGCAGCTCGAACCGCTCGACGCGATCTACTTCGGCGCGGTAGGGTGGCCGGCCACGGTCCCCGATCACGTCTCGCTGTGGGGATCGCTCCTCAGCATCCGGCGCGACTTCGACCAGTACGTGAACCTGCGCCCCTGTCGCCTGATGCCGGGCGTCCCCTCGCCACTGGCCGGACGTGCACCTGGCGACATCGATTTCTATGTGGTGCGCGAGAACACCGAGGGAGAATACTCCAACGTCGGCGGGCGACTCTTTGCCGGGACCGATCGCGAGATGGTGATGCAGGAGACGGTGATGACGCGCGTTGGCATCGATCGCGTGGCACGCTTCGCCTTCGAGCTCGCCGCGCGCCGCCCGCGTCGTCGCCTCACCTCGGCGACCAAGAGCAACGGCATCTCGATCACGATGCCGTACTGGGACGAACGCATCGCGGCCATCGCCGAGGAGTATCCCGGCGTGCGCGTGGACAAGTTCCACATCGATATCCTCACCGCGCACTTCGTCTTGCACCCCGACTGGTTCGACGTGGTGGTGGCCAGCAACCTGTTCGGCGACATCCTCTCCGACCTCGGCCCCGCCTGCACCGGGACGATCGGGATCGCGCCCAGCGCCAACATCAACCCGGAACGCCGCTTTCCGTCGTTGTTCGAACCGGTGCACGGCTCCGCCCCCGACATCGCCGGGCGCGGGATCGCCAACCCGATCGGGATGATCTGGTCTGGGGCGCTGATGCTGGAGCACCTGGGGCACGCCGAGGCGTCGGCCGAACTCGTGGCCGCCATCGAACGCGTCCTCGCCGATGCGAAGGCGCCGCGCACGCCCGACCTCGGCGGGAACGCCACGACCGTCGAGCTGGGCTCGGCGATTGCCGCCGCCGTGCGTTAGGCACGCTTCGCCCAGTCGTATGACTTTCAAGCGCCTTACCTACCTCACGCACCGCTGGATCGGGATCGTCCTCGGACTCCTGGTCTTTGCATGGTTCGCGAGCGGGATCGCGCTGATGTACTACCCGTGGCCATCCCCTACGCACGACGAGCAGCTGGCGATGCGACCGCCACTGGCGTTGGGGAGCGACTCGCTGGCGGGCTTCGGCGCGGCGTGGGAGGCTGGGCACGACTACCTCGCGTCGCATCCCGAGCTGGCCATTCCCCCGGGCGATCTGGCGGGCGGGCGGCTGCAACAGTGGAACGGGCGCCCCATGTACGAGCTGTGGCGCCAGCGCGGTGGGCACCATGAACCGGCGCTCCTCGTCGACGGGCGCACCGGCGCGGTCCACTTCCCCGTCACCGACGCCGAGGCGCGACTCGCGGCAGAGGAGCAGCTCCCGTCGTTAGGGTTGGCCACCGGAAGCGCGGCGCTCGCGCGCGGCGATCACTTCATGATGGCAACCGAGTACGAGCGCGACTTCCCCGCCTGGCGCGTCGACTTCGGCGACGGCGAGGCGACGTCGGCCTATGTGTCGCGCCGCAGCGGACGCCTGTTCGGGATCATCACCACGCAGGCACGCATCACCACGTGGACCGGCGCCGTCCCGCACTGGCTCTACTTCCAGTGGCTGCACGACCATCACACCGCGTGGACGTGGAGCAACTACCTCCTCCCCGCCATCGCCTGTCTCATCGCACTCTCGGGAATCGTGCTGGGGCTCTGGCAGCTCTTCCCGCACCGGCGGCGCGGCAAATGGCAGGCGAGCGGCTATCGCGGCATGAGCCAGTGGCATCACATCTCGGGCGTCGTGTTCGGCTTCCTCATCCTGGCCTGGACTTTCACCGGTGTGCTGGAGATGCTGGGTCCCGGGCTCGCGCCACCGCGTGCGATGATGGATCGCGCGCAACGCACCGGGAGCGCGCGACAGGTCGCCATCTCAGAGCGCGCCGCCATTGCCGCCGCGCAGCTCATCACCGGCTCCCGCGGCCCCGTGCGCGCCGTGGACCTGCACTGGGCAGGTGGCGCACCCGGCTTCGTCGTGCACCTGACGGACACGTCGGCCTTTGTCGACGCCACCACGGGCGCGGTACGCGGGGCACTCCCCGACTCGGCGCTGCGGGCCATGGCGCAGCGCGCCGCGGGAGCGCCTGTGGCCATCACCGGCGTCACGCCGATGGCGGCGTCCGACGACTACTACTATGCCGGGCACGGGCGCGGCGTGGCGCTCCCCGTGGTGCGCGTGCAGCTGGCGGATGCGGCGCACAGCGCGCTCTATCTCGACCCGCGCACCGGGCTCCCGCTCGGAGTGGTGAATGCGTCGTCGCGGCAGTGGCGCTGGTGGCGCGATGCGCTGCATACCTTCGACATCCCCGCACTCAACAACCAGCGCCCGCTCTGGGACATCGTGACGCTCATCCCGATGCTCGGTGGGACGATCGCCGCCTTTACCGGCGTCTGGCTACTCGTGACACGGCTGGGGCTCATGCTGGGGTGGAAGCCGGCGCGCCGCCGCCCGCGCGCGACCGCTCGCGCCGCCAACCCCGCGGCGCGCTGACGCGCGCCGAGCTGCGCCGAGCCCCGCCGCGCATCGTGTCACCATCTGCGCAGGACGAATGGCTGTGGGGATGGGACCCCACGCCGGGCATCGTCTCCGTCTGGGGTGACACCAGCGGACGCGTCGCCCTCTGGAGGCGCTTTCCGGCGAATGGGGCGCTGCTGCGCGAGCACGTGCGCTTTCGGCCGTGGATCCTCCTGGCCCGCCTCGATGACCTGCGACACCTGGGGCGCTCACTCGTCCCCGCCGGCGAGGGCGCCGCGCGCGACCCGTCGTGCGTCACCTGGCGAGAGCTGGAGGGATCGGGGGAGCTGCGCTTCCTCGTGCGCGCGCGAGACCTGCCCACCATCACTAAGGCCGTGTTGCAGGGGGCGGCGCGGCGGCTCGGGGAGCGCCCGCGCCACATCCGCGCGCTGGGCGACCACGAGGTGCTCGTCCTCCCGCCGGAGGAACAGTATCTCGTCGCCACGGGGCGCACGTACTTCCGCGACCTCGCCTTCGATCAGCTGCAGCGACTCCAGTTCGACCTCGAGACCACGGGGCTCGACGCCACGCGCGACCGCATCTTCCTCGTCGCCGTGCGACTTCCCAACGGAACCGTCGAACTACTCGAAGCGCCTTCCGTCGACGACGCGGGCGAGTCAGCGCTCATCGGTGCGCTCGCGCAGACCATCGTGCGCGCCGATCCCGACGTCATCGAGAACCACAACCTGCACGGCTTCGACCTCCCCTTCCTGCGCGAGCGGGCGCGCCGACTCGGCGTCCCGCTCGCGCTGGGGCGCATCGGCGGCGCAGGTCTGCGCGAGCGCGCCGCGATGCGCGGCGTTCTGGCCGGCGACGACAGCGCGCGCCGAGTGCGCTACATCGTTCCCGGGCGCGAACTGATCGACACGCTCGATGCCGTGCGTCGTCACGACTTCTCGGCGCGCGACCTCCCGGGGCACGGCCTCAAGGCGGTGGCGCGCCACTTTGGCCTCGCGCGCGACGACCGCGTGGAGATCCGCGGCGATCGCATCTTCACTGTGTACCAGCGCGATCCGGCGCGCGTGCGTCGCTACGCCACCTCCGACGTGGAGGAGGTGGCCGGCTTGTCGCGTGTGTTAGGCGGCGCCGCCTTCGCCCTCGCGCGCATGGCGCCGCGCCGCTACGAACGCCTGGCCGACGCCGGCGCCGCGACCGGCGTGATCGATCCGCTGCTCGTGCGCGCCTATCTCCGCGCCGGCGTCGCGCTCCCCGCGCACGCGCCGGCCCCCGCCATCGAGCACAAGGGGGCGGCGTTGCACCTGTTCGCCGCCGGCGTGGCGCACCGCGTGGTGAAGGCCGACGTGGCCTCGCTCTATCCGTCGCTCATGCGCGCCTATCGCATTGGCCCGCGGCGCGATCACCTGCAGGCGCTGCTCGCCCTCGTCGACGGATTGGTCACGCAACGACTCGCCGCCAAGGCCGAGGCACGACGCCACCCCGCCGGCTCGGCCGAGCGCTTCGGACAGGAGGCCATCTCGGCGGCGATGAAGATCGTGGTGAACTCCGCCTACGGCTACCTTGCGGCTGGCGGCGGCCTCACGCGCTTTGCCGACGTGCGCGCCGCCAACGAGGTCACGCGGCGCGGGCGTGAACTGCTCGACCTCCTCTGCCGCGAACTCGCCGCACGCGGCGTCACGCTCCTGGAGGCCGACACCGACGGTGTGTACTTCGCCGTCCCGCCGGCGTGGAGCGAAGCCGATGAGCGACGCGTCGTTGCCGAAGTGGCGGCGTTGCTCCCGCCGCTGGTGCAGCTCGAGTTCGAGGGGCGCTACGCCGCCATGCTGTCGCACGAGCCGAAGAACTACGCCCTCCTCACCTACGACGGGCGTCTTCTGCTACGTGGCGTTGCCTTCCGTTCTAGTCGCGCCGAGCCGTTCGCCAACGACTTCCTGGCGCGCGCCATCGGGGCGTTGCTGCGCGGCGACATTGCGGGCGTGCGCGCCGAGTATGTGGAGACGGTGCGCAAGCTACGCGAGCGCGCCTACTCAACGCTGGAGGTGTCGTCGCGCGTGCGTCTCACCAAGTCGCCAGCGCAGTACCTCGCCGTGCGCGACAAGCGGCGCGAACTCACCTACGAGGCGCTGCTTGCCAGCGGGCGCACCACATGGAGCACGGGCGAGCGCGTGCGCGTGTACCGCACCGCGACTGGCTACGGCGGCGTGGTGCGCGAGTACGATGCGGATGAAGTCGCGCCCACCGACCCTCGCGACTACGACGTCGCGCACTACCGGCGCGTCCTGCGCGACACCTACGCCGCGCGACTCGAACGCGCCTTTGCCCCCGCCGACTTCGACACCGTCTTTGCCGACCCGGAGCAGCCCTCGCTCTGGAGCGGGTCGCTGGCCGGGGTGCGAACCGTGCTTACCCCGACGCGTTAGGCGTCGCGTGCCGCCAGGAGCCGCTTGCGCTCGGCCGTGTAGTCCCACCACGCGCGCGGCGGTGCGCCATCCATGAAGCGGGTGATGCTCATCAGCGTATCGAGCACGCACGGGTCCTGCCGGCTGTGCGTGAGTTCGCACAGCCGGTCGTAGAGCTGTACCGGATCCTTCCCCCTGAGTTCTGCCGGCGAGGTGAAGCCGAGCAGGCGCAGGTCCTCCGCGAACGACTTGCCGACATTGGGGAGGTCGGTGAAGGTGCGGAGCGAGCGTCGGTTGACCTTGGAGGGATGCACGGTACCTAACGAAGCCCCGCATTCACCGCAGGCGCCGGCTGCCGCCACGGCTGCGGCGGCAACGCACGCTGCCGCGGCCACACCTCGTCCAGCGTGTCGCCGTTGTACAGCCGCCCGTTCCGCATCACTTGACGAATGGTGTTGCTGTTGCGGATGCTGGCCAGCGGATCGCCGTCGAGGACGAGGAGGTCGGCGAGCTTCCCCGGTTCCAGCGACCCCAAATCGCGGTCCAGCCCCAGCGCCTCGGCGCCCATGATCGTCGCCACGCGCAACGCCTCGTGGTTCGAGAGGCCGCCCGAGGCCACGGTCCACAGCTCCCAGTGGTAGCCCAGCCCTTGCAGTTGGCCGTGCGAGCCGATCCCGGCCTTGCCGCCGGCTGCAATCAGGTCGCGGATCACCTTCGCGTGCTCGGTGAAGTTGTACTCCTCGTCGAGGAACCAGCCCGCAGGGCCGGGCGAGCCACCGGCCCCCTGCCCGCGGCGCCGAGTCTTGGAGTCGAGGTCGTCGTCCGGGGTGAAGCGGCGCAGCTTGGGATCCTTGTTGGGATTCTCCTTCGTGTAGTAGTAGTTCTCCACCCACGGCCCGCCGTACGTCACGAGGAGCGTCGGCGTGGACACCGTCCCCGACGCCGCGAAGAGCTTGATCACGTCGTCGAAGAGCGGGGTGATGGGAAGGTTGTGTTCCACGCCGCTGTAGCCGTCCAGCGCCATCGTGACGTTGGTGCGGAAGGCGAGCCCTGCCTCGGTGGTCGGCATGAGGCGCAGCTCCTTGGCCGCCATCATGATCCACTGCCGCACCTGGCGATTGCCGGCCCCGTACATCTTGATCGTGTTGGTGTGGTAGTAGTCGCTGTAGCGCTTGAGGACGTTGCGCGTCTGCTCGAGCGAGCGCAGGCGCTCACCGGCAAAGACGCCGGGACCCGTGGAGTAGATGCGCGGTCCCACCAGGTCCCCCGTCGTCACGCGATCGGCGTAGCTCAGGACGTCGGTACTCCCGGTTTGCGGGTCGCGCGTGGTCGTCACCCCATAGGCGAGGTTGGCCAGCAACGCCCACGGCTGCACCGTGTGGATGTCGGGCGAATGGCGGAAGTGCGCGTGCGTGTCGACAAAGCCCGGGATGATCGTCTTTCCCGTCACGTCGATGATGCGCGCCCCCTGTGGCACCTCGACGCTGCCGCGCTTCGCTACGGCCACGATGCGGTTGTCGCGCACGATGACGTCGGCGTCCTCGATCACCTCGTTCCCCTTCATGGTGATCGCCTTGGCCCCGCGCAGCACCACGGTGCCGCGCGGGATGTCGCGCTGGCCGGCGACGTTGACGCGAATCTCTGTCGGCTTGTAGGTCGCCGTGGTCGTGTCGCGCGGCGCCGGGCGGCGCGACGTGTCGCCGGGAGTTGCCGGCGCGGCCGCCGCGCGCCGCGCCTGGCGCACCGAGTCGTCGAACGCCTTGGCGCGATCGAGGTCGTAGGTGACGAGCGCGTTCCCGATCGACCAGTGCACCACGCGCCCGCTTGCCTGCCATGCGGGGAACTCGCCGCCGATGTCCGAGAGGCGGCGCACCGGGGTCGGCGCGCTCTCCGGTGTCGCGACGGAGATGGTCGGCACCTGCCCGCCGATCACCGGCACGGTCACGACGTAGAAGTCAGAGCCCACCTCGGCCAGCGCCAGGTCGCCCCTGGGTGCCATGCGCACCGTGTTGGCGTTAGGCGCTGGGCCGCCCCCTGGTGCCGCCGCTCCCGTCACCTTCACGTGCGAGCGCAGGTCGCTGCCATCCCAGCGGAACGAGACGAGCCCCTCGTTCCTTCCATACGCGTAGATGCGCGTGGCGTCGCTGGTGAAGTGCGGGTCGGCCAGCGCGCCGGCGTCGCGAATGCGCGTGATGGCACCGCCGTCGGCGCTGACCCAGACGAACCGCGCCGCCTGTCCGCCGCCAAAGCGCTGCAGCGTCTCGCGCAGTTCGCGCGCGTCGGCCTGCATGGCGAGGATGCGCGCGCCGTCCGGAGCCCATTGCGTGGCATAGTATGTGGCCGCGTCACGCGTGAGGCGCACCGGCTGGCCGCGCCCGTCGGCGCGCACCTTGTAGATGTGCCCCCCGTCGTTGGTCCAGGTGACATACGCGATCCAGAGCCCATCGGGAGACCACGCGGGATGGAACTCCCCCTCAGGCGAGGCAACGACCTTGCGCGGCTCGCCGCCGGGCAGGTCCATGACATACAGATCGCCTAACGCCGAGAAGGCGTAGCGCTTGCCGTCCGGGGAAGGAACGCCGTCGCGAATCTGCGTGGCGACGATGGTCGGCGTGTCCTCGATCGGATACTGGAACTTCACCTCGGGGCCGATCGCGACGTCGACATCGATGGTGAAGGGGATCTTCGTCGCCGCGCTTCCGTCCACGGGAACGCGCCAGATCTCGCCGCCGTAGGAGATGACCACCGCCTTGCTGTCCGGGGTGAAGTCGTAGCCCGGGAGCGCGTCGGTCTCCAGCATCGCCTCCTGGTTGTCGCGCTGGATGGGATAGGCGAGCCAGCGCTCCTCACCCGACGCGAGGTCGCGCAGGCGCAACCCGGTCTTGTTCTCGTAGCGCGAGCCGTACGCGAGCAGCTTCCCGTCGGGCGAGACCGCCGGGCGGAAGGCGGCGCCGTAGCGCGACGTCATCGTCGTCACCGTCCCCAGCTCGCGGTCGTACGCCGCCAGCTGGAACGAGGGGAAGATCTGGTTGTAGGAAAAGACGCCCTGTCGCGTGGCGTACCACAGCGTGCGCCCATCGGGGGAGAAAGCGGCACCTAACGCCGACTGCGCGGCCGGCTCGCGGATCACCTGGATTCCCGCGCCACCGTCCACATGGTAGAGGAAGATCTTGGGCGCCCCCTGCACCGAGCGCGTCACGGCGACGTACTTCCCGTCCGGCGTCCACTCGGGAGAGACGAACAGGTCGTCGGTCGTCCTCGACAGTTGCAACGTGTCGCGCCCGTCGGCCGCAATCACCCAGAGATTGTTCCCTCCGCTGCGGTCGCTGATGAAGGCAATGCGCTTCCCGTCCGGGCTCCAGCGCGGCTGCGCGTCGTGCGCCATCCCGCTCGTCAGGCGCGTTGCCGCACCGCCGGCCATGGGAATGGTGTAGAGATCGCCCAACAGGTCGACGACGAGCCGCGAGCCGTCCGGGCTCACGTCGACCGACATCCAGCTCCCCTTGCTCGCCGTGAAGCGCAGGTGGCGCGCCTCCTCCAGCGGGAGCGGGGCGCGGCTGGCGGGGCGCGCCGGCGCCTGCGCGCTGGCCAACGCAGGCGGAAGCGCGGGCGCGAGCGCAAAGGCAATTGCAGTCGCCGCGCACGCTGCGCGCGGGAGCCGGTTCAGGCGGATGGCATGCATCATCGAACGAATCGTGGGGGAGTGGTACTCGACGACAACGGCACGGGCGCCGCAGAACATCGTTCCGCGGCGCCCGATGCGCCACCTGCTCAACGCGGAGACGAGCTACGCCTCGCGCGCACTCCCCGCGCACTCCCCGCGCACGCCCCGCGCACTCCCCGCGCACGCCCCGCGCGCTCCCTTCGCTACGGCACGCGCGCGACTCCGATCGAACTGGGCGCGCCTGACGGAGTCCGCACCCACGCCAGGAGCGTCCCCACCGCCGCCGTCGCCACCGTCGGGCTCTTTCCCGGGCCTACGTCCGGCCCCGCCAGCGTTGCGATCACGGCGTTCCCACCCTTCTCGACGCGAACCCGCGCGAGCCTCACGCGTCGTGTCCCATTGCCGACTTCATCCCACGCCAGGAGCACGTCGCCACCCGCTTCCGTCGCCAACTGCGCATGGCCGGGCAGTCCCTTCGCCGGAACACGAACACGCGTCGTGAACGTGCGGGCATCGCTCGACGTCGCGTGATAGAGGACCATCTTCGACGGATCGCCCCCCGCCTCGGGCGTCACCCACGCAACATGCACGCGCTTGGCCC includes:
- a CDS encoding ribonuclease H-like domain-containing protein; this encodes MAGERLSRHEPVASHLGRRVRLPHPGLDFHRCAGDAGSRARATACDDGSRATHRERATGRHLRARRHCRRAAHHRLPRPRARRGPALGRWRTRLRRAPDGHVGLCRRHHGRGTRGTPRLGAAGHGAARRGSACGHHRRHADGGVRRLLLCRARARRGAPRGARAAGGCGAQRALSRPAHRAPARSGECVVAAVALVARCAAYLRHPRTQQPAPALGHRDAHPDARWDDRRLYRRLATRDTAGAHAGVEAGAPPPARDRSRRQPRGALTRAELRRAPPRIVSPSAQDEWLWGWDPTPGIVSVWGDTSGRVALWRRFPANGALLREHVRFRPWILLARLDDLRHLGRSLVPAGEGAARDPSCVTWRELEGSGELRFLVRARDLPTITKAVLQGAARRLGERPRHIRALGDHEVLVLPPEEQYLVATGRTYFRDLAFDQLQRLQFDLETTGLDATRDRIFLVAVRLPNGTVELLEAPSVDDAGESALIGALAQTIVRADPDVIENHNLHGFDLPFLRERARRLGVPLALGRIGGAGLRERAAMRGVLAGDDSARRVRYIVPGRELIDTLDAVRRHDFSARDLPGHGLKAVARHFGLARDDRVEIRGDRIFTVYQRDPARVRRYATSDVEEVAGLSRVLGGAAFALARMAPRRYERLADAGAATGVIDPLLVRAYLRAGVALPAHAPAPAIEHKGAALHLFAAGVAHRVVKADVASLYPSLMRAYRIGPRRDHLQALLALVDGLVTQRLAAKAEARRHPAGSAERFGQEAISAAMKIVVNSAYGYLAAGGGLTRFADVRAANEVTRRGRELLDLLCRELAARGVTLLEADTDGVYFAVPPAWSEADERRVVAEVAALLPPLVQLEFEGRYAAMLSHEPKNYALLTYDGRLLLRGVAFRSSRAEPFANDFLARAIGALLRGDIAGVRAEYVETVRKLRERAYSTLEVSSRVRLTKSPAQYLAVRDKRRELTYEALLASGRTTWSTGERVRVYRTATGYGGVVREYDADEVAPTDPRDYDVAHYRRVLRDTYAARLERAFAPADFDTVFADPEQPSLWSGSLAGVRTVLTPTR
- a CDS encoding PD40 domain-containing protein, encoding MMHAIRLNRLPRAACAATAIAFALAPALPPALASAQAPARPASRAPLPLEEARHLRFTASKGSWMSVDVSPDGSRLVVDLLGDLYTIPMAGGAATRLTSGMAHDAQPRWSPDGKRIAFISDRSGGNNLWVIAADGRDTLQLSRTTDDLFVSPEWTPDGKYVAVTRSVQGAPKIFLYHVDGGAGIQVIREPAAQSALGAAFSPDGRTLWYATRQGVFSYNQIFPSFQLAAYDRELGTVTTMTSRYGAAFRPAVSPDGKLLAYGSRYENKTGLRLRDLASGEERWLAYPIQRDNQEAMLETDALPGYDFTPDSKAVVISYGGEIWRVPVDGSAATKIPFTIDVDVAIGPEVKFQYPIEDTPTIVATQIRDGVPSPDGKRYAFSALGDLYVMDLPGGEPRKVVASPEGEFHPAWSPDGLWIAYVTWTNDGGHIYKVRADGRGQPVRLTRDAATYYATQWAPDGARILAMQADARELRETLQRFGGGQAARFVWVSADGGAITRIRDAGALADPHFTSDATRIYAYGRNEGLVSFRWDGSDLRSHVKVTGAAAPGGGPAPNANTVRMAPRGDLALAEVGSDFYVVTVPVIGGQVPTISVATPESAPTPVRRLSDIGGEFPAWQASGRVVHWSIGNALVTYDLDRAKAFDDSVRQARRAAAAPATPGDTSRRPAPRDTTTATYKPTEIRVNVAGQRDIPRGTVVLRGAKAITMKGNEVIEDADVIVRDNRIVAVAKRGSVEVPQGARIIDVTGKTIIPGFVDTHAHFRHSPDIHTVQPWALLANLAYGVTTTRDPQTGSTDVLSYADRVTTGDLVGPRIYSTGPGVFAGERLRSLEQTRNVLKRYSDYYHTNTIKMYGAGNRQVRQWIMMAAKELRLMPTTEAGLAFRTNVTMALDGYSGVEHNLPITPLFDDVIKLFAASGTVSTPTLLVTYGGPWVENYYYTKENPNKDPKLRRFTPDDDLDSKTRRRGQGAGGSPGPAGWFLDEEYNFTEHAKVIRDLIAAGGKAGIGSHGQLQGLGYHWELWTVASGGLSNHEALRVATIMGAEALGLDRDLGSLEPGKLADLLVLDGDPLASIRNSNTIRQVMRNGRLYNGDTLDEVWPRQRALPPQPWRQPAPAVNAGLR
- a CDS encoding helix-hairpin-helix domain-containing protein → MHPSKVNRRSLRTFTDLPNVGKSFAEDLRLLGFTSPAELRGKDPVQLYDRLCELTHSRQDPCVLDTLMSITRFMDGAPPRAWWDYTAERKRLLAARDA
- a CDS encoding tartrate dehydrogenase, translated to MSHAYRIAAIPGDGIGTEVLPEGIRVVDAVARRHGIAISWEHKPWASCAWYARHGAMMPDDWHAQLEPLDAIYFGAVGWPATVPDHVSLWGSLLSIRRDFDQYVNLRPCRLMPGVPSPLAGRAPGDIDFYVVRENTEGEYSNVGGRLFAGTDREMVMQETVMTRVGIDRVARFAFELAARRPRRRLTSATKSNGISITMPYWDERIAAIAEEYPGVRVDKFHIDILTAHFVLHPDWFDVVVASNLFGDILSDLGPACTGTIGIAPSANINPERRFPSLFEPVHGSAPDIAGRGIANPIGMIWSGALMLEHLGHAEASAELVAAIERVLADAKAPRTPDLGGNATTVELGSAIAAAVR